The Immundisolibacter sp. genomic sequence ACTTGGTTTTCTGCGACGCGGTCAGCTCGGCCCAGCGGTCGCGGACACGCTTGACCATTTCCGGACGTGGCCGGGACATGGCGGGATAGCCCTTCAACGGCGCTGTGGCATCAATGCCGAGCTTGCTCCCAACGGTATCCCCATATTTGTTGGTGGCCGGCCCGATGGTGCCGAAGCCATCACCCATAATCACGTCTCGCGGCGCGTGGCTGCGGTTGGCGATGGCCCAGTAGACCTGCTCCTGGTTACGCGGGTCGATGTCCTCGTCTACCACGATCACCGTCTTGGCGCTGCGCGTGGCCCATAGGGCATATATGACGTGCTTGGCCTGCTCCTCGTAGGTCTTTTTGAGGGAGACCACCACGGTGTGCATGTCCAGCGCGCAGTAGACCTCCTTCACGGTCGGCGCCACGTCATTGCGCAGTTTGGCGGTCAGGCCGGCCTCGCCCATCATCTGGCCCAGGGCGTGGGTGTCCGACGGCGGCACGCCGATGTAGGTGTGGACGTACACTGGCTGACGCCGACGCGTCGCGTGGTGAAATTGGATTACCGGCTGGTCGCCGATAGGCCCATAGTAGCCGGGGTATTCGCCGTAGGGGCCCTCGGCCTCGCGCTCGCCGAAAAGGATGCGGCCCTCCAGTACGATCTCGGCGTCGGCTGGCACTTCCAGATCCACGGTATCGCACTTGACCAGATCAATCGGCTCGCCACGCAGCGAGGATGCAAGCTCCAGTTCGTCGTCGCCCAGGTTCAGGCCCTGCACCTGCGAGGCGAGGTAGAGCATGGGATCGCCGCCGATTGCCACGGCGACCTCGGTCGGCCGACCCAGAATGTCGTTCTTGGCGCGGATGGTGCCCGCGTGCGAGGTCGGGCTGGACCAGATGCCAGTGCGGTTGCCTGGCCGAATCTGCAAGCGATAGATACCCATGTTGCGACGACCGCTGTCCGGGTCTTTCATCACCACCAGGCCATAGTTCAGGAAGGCTCCACCATCGTCAGGGTTGTTGACGGCCGGCGGCACCAGGTCTTCCAGGCGCAGCTGCGCTTCGGGAATAACCACTTCCTTGCATGGCGCTGTGTCGCGCATCGCCGGCTCCAGCCAGGGTCTGGTGCGCGAGCGAGCAAGAAAGACGTCGGCCATCTCTTCCAGCGTCACGTCCATGCCCAATGCGATGCGCGATTGGGTGCCCAACATGTTGGTGAAAACCGGATACGGGTAATTCTTGACATTGTTGAACAGCAGCGCCGGGCCGCCCTCGTCCAACACCTTTCGGCAAACGGCGCCGAGTTCCTCGTTCGGATCAACTTCGGCGTCGATTTCCAGCAACTCGCCGGCGGCGTCCAGGCGCGCGATAAACTGACGGATATCACGGTACGGCATGGGACTCCTCCTCGTTACTTGTGGGTGCCGGTCAGGCTCGACGTAATCCCGGCAGGGTACGCACACTGCAGCGCCATTGTGGCGACCTAAGTCCACCACCCGCAAGTTGGTACGCCGTTGTCGAGTCATCGCGAGGCAGGCAGGATCATGAGCGTGACGCAAAGCCCCTGCCCGCTGTGTCAGCCCGATGGGGAAACCGTGCTATGGCAGGGTCGACAGGCGCGGGTGGTACTGGTCGAGGACAGTCCTTATGCCGGCTACTGCCGGGTCATCTGGCAAGCGCATGCGGCCGAAATGACAGACCTTTCGGCGGACGATCGCAGGCAGTTGATGGACATCGTGTTCGCGGTCGAGGCCGCATTGCGGCGTACGCTACTGCCGACCAAGATCAACCTGGCCAGTCTCGGCAATCAGGTAGCCCATCTGCACTGGCACGTGATTCCCCGCCAAGCCGACGACGCTACCTTCCCGGATGCCATCTGGGCTGCGCCACGGCGCGAACAGCCCACGCGCGCCCTGGATCTGGGTACGTTGCGACAGGCAATGGCCGCGGCTATCGGCGCTATCCACCAAACCCCCTGAGCGCAGAAGCGAAACGAACGACCTGGGGTCAGCTGGCGCGCCGCAGCGGTGCGGCCGCAACCGGCGCGTACAGGTAGTCGCGGCTGATCGGCACGTCTCCCAACTGGGCGGCCAGTTGCACCTGCGCCACCGCCAGGTCGTCGTACTCCATGGCCGCCTCGGACACGGCCAGATAGAACTCCCACATACGGAAAAAACGCTCGCCCAAGCGCTCGGTGACCTCGCCACGGTGCTTCTGAAAGCGACTTTGCCAGGCGCCCAGGGTCAACGCGTAATGGCGACGCAACAGTTCCATGTCCATCACCTTGAGCGTGCCGCGCTCGATGCCGCTGGTCAGTTCCGACAGCGCCGGGTTATAGCCACCGGGGAAAATATGCTTTCGCACCCACGCATTGGTGGTACCCGGTGGCCCCAGCCGACAAATGGTGTGCAGCAGCGCCACCCCACCCGGACGCAGGCCGGCGGCCATGCGCCGAAAGAAGGTGGGGTAATACGGCTTGCCGACGTGCTCGAACATGCCAACGCTGACGATGCGGTCGTACTGGCCGCGGTGCTCCCGGTAGTCCTGCAACAGGAAGCGTACCCGGTCCCCGAGCCCACGCGCCGCAGCCGCCTGTTGCGCCATTTCAAGCTGGCGGCGGGACAGGGTCAGGCCGGTGACCTCAACGCCATGCTGCTGCGCCAGGTACAGGGCCAGACTGCCCCAGCCGCTGCCGATATCGAGCACGCGCTGGCCAGGCTCCAGCAGCAACTTGCCGGCAATATGTCGCGCCTTGGCCTGTTGGGCTGCTTCCAGGCTCATTCCCGGAACCGCAAAGTAGGCGCAGGAGTAGTACATGTCGCGGTCGAGGAAACACCGAAACAGCCACTCTTCAAGGTCGTAGTGATGCGCCACGTTGCGGTAACTCGCCCGCACCCGATTCCATTGCTGTGACAGCCCTGCCAGCAGGCACCGCATTCGACTGGTGTGGGTAAGCGCACTTGCGTTTCGAAGCAGCACCCCCAGCAACGGCACCAGCTCGCCGCCACCTGCGTGCCACTCGCCGCGCATATAGGTCTCGCCGAGCATGGTTTCCGGGTCGGCCGCTATGCGCCGCAAGGTGGAGCGCTCGTGCAACACCCAGCGCACATGCGGCGCACCACCGCCGATGCGGTACTGCTCACCGTCCGGCAGCTCCAGCACCAGGCTCCCGTATTGGATAAGGTTCCGCAAAAGTGCCAGTTGCCGCTTCATGTTGGCATCTCCGTGGACCCCCCCGCGGCAACGCGCAGCCAGCGGGGAATCGACGCACCAAAGACTCACAAACCTGCATGCTTATGAAACATAAATTGCCAACCCAGCGTCAAGCACCCAATAGCGCTGAAACGAAGCTCGACTGACTGGGATCAGGCCAGTACCCGGCGTAAATTACAGTGGCGTTCCGATCCAGGACCTTTCCGGTCCGGCGCTGACCGGTTCAAACTAGGCCGAAGCCCCCATGCCGGAGTCGCACCATGCCGCTACGCGCCTTTGCCGCGCACCTGCGCCGATACCTGCTCGCCGGTGTGCTTACCGTCATACCGCTGTGGGTGACTTGGCTGATCCTGGCATTCGTATTCCGGCAACTGTCGGCCCTGAGCCTGCCGTGGCTGCTGTTGTTCTCGACGCGAATTCAGCAGGAAGTGCCGGTCCTTTCGTTGTTCCTGCGTGACAGCCGTTTTCAGTCCG encodes the following:
- a CDS encoding UbiD family decarboxylase codes for the protein MPYRDIRQFIARLDAAGELLEIDAEVDPNEELGAVCRKVLDEGGPALLFNNVKNYPYPVFTNMLGTQSRIALGMDVTLEEMADVFLARSRTRPWLEPAMRDTAPCKEVVIPEAQLRLEDLVPPAVNNPDDGGAFLNYGLVVMKDPDSGRRNMGIYRLQIRPGNRTGIWSSPTSHAGTIRAKNDILGRPTEVAVAIGGDPMLYLASQVQGLNLGDDELELASSLRGEPIDLVKCDTVDLEVPADAEIVLEGRILFGEREAEGPYGEYPGYYGPIGDQPVIQFHHATRRRQPVYVHTYIGVPPSDTHALGQMMGEAGLTAKLRNDVAPTVKEVYCALDMHTVVVSLKKTYEEQAKHVIYALWATRSAKTVIVVDEDIDPRNQEQVYWAIANRSHAPRDVIMGDGFGTIGPATNKYGDTVGSKLGIDATAPLKGYPAMSRPRPEMVKRVRDRWAELTASQKTKLRRGGIG
- a CDS encoding class I SAM-dependent methyltransferase: MKRQLALLRNLIQYGSLVLELPDGEQYRIGGGAPHVRWVLHERSTLRRIAADPETMLGETYMRGEWHAGGGELVPLLGVLLRNASALTHTSRMRCLLAGLSQQWNRVRASYRNVAHHYDLEEWLFRCFLDRDMYYSCAYFAVPGMSLEAAQQAKARHIAGKLLLEPGQRVLDIGSGWGSLALYLAQQHGVEVTGLTLSRRQLEMAQQAAAARGLGDRVRFLLQDYREHRGQYDRIVSVGMFEHVGKPYYPTFFRRMAAGLRPGGVALLHTICRLGPPGTTNAWVRKHIFPGGYNPALSELTSGIERGTLKVMDMELLRRHYALTLGAWQSRFQKHRGEVTERLGERFFRMWEFYLAVSEAAMEYDDLAVAQVQLAAQLGDVPISRDYLYAPVAAAPLRRAS
- a CDS encoding HIT family protein → MSVTQSPCPLCQPDGETVLWQGRQARVVLVEDSPYAGYCRVIWQAHAAEMTDLSADDRRQLMDIVFAVEAALRRTLLPTKINLASLGNQVAHLHWHVIPRQADDATFPDAIWAAPRREQPTRALDLGTLRQAMAAAIGAIHQTP